Genomic segment of Primulina tabacum isolate GXHZ01 chromosome 11, ASM2559414v2, whole genome shotgun sequence:
GAAACTTTGAGAATGGAGGACAAGGAGTCTATTCTAGAGTATGATAGCCGGTTGAGACAACTTTCTAATGAAGCTCACAGTCTTGGAGATCCCATGTCCAATGAAAGATTGGTGAACAAAGTTTTAAGATCTCTACCTGAGAAATTTAATGTCAAAGTTTGTGCAATTGAAGAATCTAAAGACACTTCAACAATCAACCTGGATGAATTAATGAGTTCCCTCagaacttttgagatgaatcttgatttacaaaagaaggataaagggaagACAATAGCCCTTGAAGTTTCAACTGACTCTTATGATGAAATCCTTCAAATATCTAAAGAAGTGAATGAATCTGATTTAGGTGAAGATTCTATCTCTCTAATTACTAAAAAATTCGGTGATTACTTGAAGAAAATGAGatagaagaagaaaattggacaaaaatctGTGTTGCCCAATATCACCACTTCTGCAAAAGCTCAAAAGTTTACTCCTATGAAAGGACAATTTCGACCAAAAACTAATTGCAAATCCAatcaaatgtcagaaatttggaCTCAGTACAATGCAGAGAGTGTTCTGGATTTGGACACTATGCCAATGAGTGTGCCAATCGACTTcgaagaaacaaaggcatgGCTGTCACTTTGAGTGATGAAGAGTCTGATGATGATCAAGGATCAAGTGAATCTGAAAATCACACATCGTTATCTTCTGTGATCAAGGAAAAACGCTCAATGCAAATCAATCCTTTGGGTGTTGCCACAGGTGTTGCAATACCTGGCCGCAACACCTATTCGAATTCAGTATGTCTTAAATCTATAACCCTTGCGGAGGCAAGTCAGTCTGAAACTCAAGAGGTAGATGATGATGAAGTCACTCTAGAAAGTGTGCAGACGATGTACGAAGAATTATATGAAGACTGGATCAAAAGAACTAAAGGAAATGCAATTCTCTCCAAAGAGAATGCTGAGTTAAAGTCACAAATTTCACGACTTGAAGTAATCTTAAGCAAGAAATATTTGGAATTATGCAAAGTCAAAGAGGAACTTGGAGAAGCAACTCAGATTCTTGCCAAGATGAATTCAAGTTCATCCAAACTTGATTCACTTTTGATGATTGGACAAAATGACAAAGCTAGACTTGGTTATCCGAACAGTCTGTTCGAAATTGGAGAATCTTCCAATACTGAGAGAAAACCAACTGTTTTTGTCAAAGGAAGTGTTGAAACCTCAAATACTACACAAACTGAAAAAGGT
This window contains:
- the LOC142518431 gene encoding uncharacterized protein LOC142518431; translated protein: MEGSTNTVFRPPVLDGSNYALWKVKMRVFIKSIEESAWQRVLDGWSPPKLEDADGDTRLKPESTWTVDEVQTSNFNSNALNAIFSSVDTRMFNLITTCVCAKDAWEILQKHCEGSASVRKTRLRMVTSKFETLRMEDKESILEYDSRLRQLSNEAHSLGDPMSNERLVNKVLRSLPEKFNVKVCAIEESKDTSTINLDELMSSLRTFEMNLDLQKKDKGKTIALEVSTDSYDEILQISKEVNESDLGEDSISLITKKFGDYLKKMR